The following proteins come from a genomic window of Sphaerisporangium rubeum:
- a CDS encoding amino acid ABC transporter permease: protein MDAFFDFSPLAEQFGTILVGFWATIRLTLMSGLLSLILGTILVAMRVSPTPVLRAAGTIYVNVLRNTPLTLVLLLCVLGLSDTLQYTLSSDSSTNYYWWATLGLSAYTAAFVCESLRAGINTVPAGQAEAARAIGLTFTQSLRLVVLPQAFRSVIAPLGSLLIALTKNTTIVIVAGYIEAASVMRQMFDDYGGTLPIFIGFAFGYMVLTLPTGYLFGWLAKRLAVSR from the coding sequence ATGGACGCGTTTTTCGACTTCAGCCCCCTCGCCGAGCAGTTCGGCACGATCCTGGTGGGATTCTGGGCCACGATCCGCCTGACGTTGATGAGCGGGCTGCTGTCGCTCATCCTCGGCACGATCCTGGTGGCGATGCGGGTGTCGCCGACACCGGTGCTGCGCGCCGCCGGCACGATCTACGTCAACGTGCTGCGCAACACCCCCCTGACGCTGGTGCTGCTGCTGTGCGTGCTCGGGCTGAGCGACACCCTCCAGTACACGTTGTCGAGTGACTCGTCGACCAACTACTACTGGTGGGCCACGCTCGGCCTGTCCGCCTACACCGCGGCGTTCGTGTGCGAGTCGCTGCGGGCCGGCATCAACACCGTCCCGGCCGGACAGGCGGAGGCGGCGCGGGCCATCGGGCTGACCTTCACGCAGTCCCTGCGGCTCGTGGTGCTGCCGCAGGCGTTCCGGTCGGTCATCGCGCCGCTCGGCAGCCTCCTGATCGCGCTGACCAAGAACACCACCATCGTGATCGTGGCCGGGTACATCGAGGCGGCCTCGGTGATGCGGCAGATGTTCGACGACTACGGCGGCACCCTGCCGATCTTCATCGGCTTCGCCTTCGGATACATGGTCCTGACCCTGCCCACCGGCTACCTGTTCGGGTGGCTGGCCAAGCGACTGGCGGTGAGCCGATGA
- a CDS encoding glutamate ABC transporter substrate-binding protein codes for MRTRQIGAVLVSAAALAGSLTACGGGGPTTALQKAKDDKKLVIGVKYDQPGMGLKKPDGTVEGFDVDVAKYIAKELGVPESGITWKEARSANRETFLQQGQVDLIVATYSITEARKPKVTFAGPFYIAHQDTLIRADDASITSLDTLKGKRICQVTGSNSWKNIAEGTNKENKKVDVELVPAGGYDECITKLKGNAIDAVTTDDMILAGYAKREGSGLKVAGAPFTDEKYGVGLKKGDKETCEAVNKAITKMYEDGTLKTLFEKHFSGTGLEFTATSAPAPEGCA; via the coding sequence ATGCGTACACGACAGATCGGGGCCGTCCTGGTGTCCGCGGCGGCACTGGCGGGAAGCCTGACCGCCTGTGGCGGCGGTGGCCCCACCACCGCTCTGCAGAAGGCCAAGGACGACAAGAAGCTCGTCATCGGCGTCAAGTACGACCAGCCCGGCATGGGCCTGAAGAAACCGGACGGCACCGTCGAGGGCTTCGACGTGGACGTCGCCAAGTACATCGCCAAGGAGCTCGGCGTCCCCGAGAGCGGCATCACCTGGAAGGAGGCGCGGTCGGCCAACCGCGAGACGTTCCTCCAGCAGGGCCAGGTCGACCTGATCGTCGCGACCTACTCCATCACCGAGGCGCGCAAGCCCAAGGTGACCTTCGCCGGGCCGTTCTACATCGCGCACCAGGACACCCTGATCCGCGCGGACGACGCGTCGATCACCTCGCTCGACACGCTCAAGGGCAAGCGCATCTGCCAGGTGACCGGCTCCAACTCCTGGAAGAACATCGCCGAGGGCACCAACAAGGAGAACAAGAAGGTCGACGTGGAGCTCGTCCCGGCCGGCGGCTACGACGAGTGCATCACCAAGCTCAAGGGCAACGCCATCGACGCGGTGACGACCGACGACATGATCCTCGCCGGGTACGCCAAGCGTGAGGGCAGCGGGCTGAAGGTCGCCGGCGCGCCGTTCACCGACGAGAAGTACGGCGTCGGCCTGAAGAAGGGCGACAAGGAGACCTGTGAGGCCGTCAACAAGGCGATCACCAAGATGTACGAGGACGGCACGCTGAAGACGCTGTTCGAGAAGCACTTCAGCGGTACCGGCCTCGAGTTCACGGCCACCAGCGCGCCGGCGCCGGAAGGCTGCGCCTGA
- a CDS encoding amino acid ABC transporter ATP-binding protein — MTDNGDAAPLVRVENVDKYFGSLHVLKDINLTVSRGEVVVIIGPSGGGKSTLCRAINRLETIDSGTITFDGKPLPAEGKALARLRSDVGMVFQSFNLFSHKTILENVTLGPVKVRGMSRAEADKKGMELLERVGIASQAGKYPAQLSGGQQQRTAIARALAMGPKMILFDEPTSALDPEMVQEVLDVMIGLAREGMTMVVVTHEMGFARRAANRVVFMSEGQIVEENTPEEFFTNARTDRAKDFLSKILTH, encoded by the coding sequence ATGACGGACAACGGGGATGCGGCACCTCTGGTCAGAGTGGAGAACGTCGACAAGTACTTCGGCTCGCTGCACGTGCTCAAGGACATCAATCTCACCGTGTCCCGGGGCGAGGTCGTGGTGATCATCGGGCCGTCGGGGGGCGGCAAGTCGACGCTGTGCCGCGCGATCAACCGCCTGGAGACCATCGACTCCGGCACCATCACCTTCGACGGCAAGCCGCTGCCGGCCGAGGGCAAGGCCCTCGCGCGCCTGCGTTCCGACGTCGGCATGGTGTTCCAGTCGTTCAACCTGTTCTCGCACAAGACCATCCTGGAGAACGTCACCCTCGGCCCCGTCAAGGTGCGCGGCATGTCCCGCGCCGAGGCCGACAAGAAAGGCATGGAACTGCTGGAGCGCGTCGGCATCGCCAGCCAGGCCGGCAAGTACCCCGCGCAGCTCTCCGGCGGCCAGCAGCAGCGCACGGCCATCGCGCGCGCGCTCGCCATGGGGCCGAAGATGATCCTCTTCGACGAGCCCACCTCCGCGCTGGACCCCGAGATGGTCCAGGAGGTGCTGGACGTCATGATCGGCCTCGCGCGCGAAGGCATGACGATGGTCGTCGTCACCCACGAGATGGGGTTCGCGCGCCGCGCCGCCAACCGCGTGGTCTTCATGTCGGAAGGCCAGATCGTCGAGGAGAACACCCCTGAGGAGTTCTTCACCAACGCTCGCACCGACCGCGCCAAAGACTTCCTCTCCAAGATCCTCACCCACTGA
- the miaB gene encoding tRNA (N6-isopentenyl adenosine(37)-C2)-methylthiotransferase MiaB, whose product MTVTEERSRTYEVRTYGCQMNVHDSERLSGLLEDAGYVKAASGETADVVVFNTCAVRENADNRLYGNLGHLRPAKVTNPGMQIAVGGCLAQKDQGEIVRRAPWVDVVFGTHNIGSLPVLLERARVAREAQVEIKESLDVFPSTLPTRRESPYAAWVAISVGCNNTCTFCIVPALRGKERDRRPGDVLAEVRSLVDLGVLEITLLGQNVNTYGVEFGDRLAFGKLLRACGDVEGLERVRFTSPHPAAFTDDVIEAMAATPNVMHQLHMPLQSGSDRVLKAMRRSYRAERYLDIIERVRAAMPDAAISTDIIVGFPGETEEDFQQTLEVVRRSRFANAFTFQYSIRPGTPAATMDDQVPKEVVQERYERLVALQEEISWEENRTQIGRTLEVLVAEGEGRKDGATQRMSGRAPDNRLVHFVPTPADGSWTTPRPGDMVTVKVTYAAPHHLVADGPALAVRRTRAGDAWESADSASCGVPSTPGKSGAVSLGMPALRRS is encoded by the coding sequence ATGACTGTCACCGAGGAGCGCTCCCGCACGTACGAGGTCCGCACGTACGGGTGCCAGATGAACGTACACGACTCAGAGCGGCTGTCAGGCCTGCTGGAGGACGCCGGATACGTCAAGGCGGCCTCAGGCGAGACCGCCGACGTCGTCGTGTTCAACACCTGTGCCGTCCGTGAGAACGCCGACAACAGGTTGTACGGCAACCTCGGCCACCTGCGGCCGGCCAAGGTCACCAATCCCGGCATGCAGATCGCCGTCGGGGGCTGCCTCGCGCAGAAGGACCAAGGCGAGATCGTCCGGCGGGCCCCGTGGGTCGACGTGGTCTTCGGCACGCACAACATCGGGTCGCTCCCGGTGCTGCTCGAACGCGCCAGGGTCGCGCGCGAGGCGCAGGTCGAGATCAAGGAGTCGCTCGACGTCTTCCCGAGCACCCTGCCGACCAGGCGCGAGTCGCCGTACGCCGCGTGGGTCGCCATCTCGGTCGGCTGCAACAACACCTGCACCTTCTGCATCGTGCCCGCGCTGCGCGGCAAGGAGAGGGACCGCAGGCCCGGCGACGTCCTCGCCGAGGTCCGTTCCCTGGTCGACCTCGGGGTCCTTGAGATCACGCTGCTCGGCCAGAACGTCAACACCTACGGCGTGGAGTTCGGCGACCGGCTGGCCTTCGGCAAGCTGCTGCGTGCCTGTGGGGACGTCGAGGGTCTTGAGCGTGTGCGGTTCACCTCCCCGCATCCGGCGGCGTTCACCGACGACGTCATCGAGGCGATGGCCGCCACCCCCAACGTCATGCACCAGTTGCACATGCCGCTGCAGTCCGGTTCCGACCGCGTGCTGAAGGCCATGCGCCGGTCGTACCGCGCCGAGCGCTACCTCGACATCATCGAGCGGGTGCGCGCCGCCATGCCGGACGCCGCCATCTCCACCGACATCATCGTGGGCTTCCCCGGCGAGACCGAGGAGGACTTCCAGCAGACCCTGGAGGTCGTGCGCCGGTCCCGTTTCGCCAACGCCTTCACCTTCCAGTACTCCATCAGGCCCGGCACCCCCGCCGCCACCATGGACGACCAGGTGCCGAAGGAAGTCGTCCAGGAGCGTTACGAGCGACTGGTGGCCCTCCAGGAAGAGATCTCCTGGGAGGAGAACCGCACCCAGATCGGCCGCACCCTCGAGGTCCTCGTCGCCGAAGGCGAGGGCCGCAAGGACGGCGCCACCCAGCGCATGTCGGGCCGTGCCCCCGACAACCGCCTCGTGCACTTCGTCCCCACCCCCGCCGACGGCTCATGGACGACCCCACGACCAGGCGACATGGTCACCGTCAAGGTCACCTACGCCGCCCCCCACCACCTGGTGGCGGACGGCCCCGCCCTGGCCGTCCGCCGCACCCGAGCGGGAGACGCCTGGGAGTCCGCCGACAGCGCGTCCTGCGGCGTCCCGTCCACCCCCGGCAAATCGGGAGCGGTGTCCCTCGGCATGCCGGCCCTGCGCCGCTCCTAG
- a CDS encoding S9 family peptidase, whose translation MPPKPAPGRPGAWPSPISTADVVRAATRPGHPSVAGALTWWEEDRPAEGGRRTVVHVAADGTRRELLPAPWDVRTRVHEYGGRSHVVAPGAGLVFANHADQRLYLLPDGGGDPRPLTPEPEVECGLRYADPVVRDGEIWCVQERHTGDGKVTRSIVSVPLDGGEVRHRVGGHDFFASPVVSPGGTHLAYVCWDHPSMPWTGTELRVVRLSGGDPVCVRGGRDESVLAPRWKDDGTLYFVTDRSGWWNLEEITLTGGSRALYPAGEEFGEASAELGGAPYAVLGDGRLAVLRGRGELRLGVLDPATGTLTDLATPFDGWLPCLAADGATVCGVAYGPALPRSVVRVDVTTGRVETLRREPVGAPAAYMPVPRPVEITGPDGRVVHAIVYPPANPAVPATGGPAPYVVFAHGGPAARAIGALDPHKAFLTSRGIGVLDVNYGGSTGYGRAYRDRLRGRWGAGDVEDVVAAAEWLVTEGLADPERVAIRGRGAGGWTAMAACCASGVFRGGVSVSGAGALKAFTGSTHDFESRYVEWLVGPPDPLLYASREPMSRLAGLRCPMLLMHGRNDPVVPAAQAEAVVSALTERGVPCAYLSFDGEGHEFRRAETRSAVLAAELAFYQQIFRS comes from the coding sequence ATGCCCCCCAAGCCCGCCCCAGGGCGACCCGGTGCCTGGCCCTCACCGATCTCGACCGCCGACGTGGTGCGGGCCGCCACGCGGCCCGGTCATCCGTCGGTCGCCGGCGCGCTGACCTGGTGGGAGGAGGACCGTCCCGCCGAAGGCGGCCGGCGCACCGTCGTCCACGTCGCCGCCGACGGCACCCGCCGCGAGCTGCTGCCGGCGCCGTGGGACGTCCGCACCCGTGTCCACGAGTACGGCGGCCGGTCCCATGTCGTGGCCCCCGGCGCTGGGCTGGTGTTCGCCAACCACGCCGACCAGCGGCTCTACCTGCTGCCGGACGGCGGCGGCGATCCGAGGCCCCTCACCCCCGAGCCCGAGGTCGAGTGCGGGCTGCGCTACGCCGACCCCGTGGTGCGCGACGGCGAGATCTGGTGCGTCCAGGAGCGGCACACAGGGGACGGCAAGGTCACCCGCTCCATCGTGTCCGTCCCGCTGGACGGCGGCGAGGTGCGGCACCGGGTGGGTGGCCACGACTTCTTCGCCTCCCCCGTCGTCTCCCCCGGCGGCACGCACCTGGCGTACGTCTGCTGGGACCACCCGTCGATGCCGTGGACCGGCACGGAGCTGCGGGTCGTGCGGCTCTCCGGCGGCGACCCGGTGTGTGTGCGCGGCGGCAGGGACGAGTCGGTGCTCGCGCCGCGCTGGAAGGACGACGGCACGCTCTACTTCGTGACCGACCGCTCCGGCTGGTGGAACCTCGAAGAGATCACGCTGACCGGCGGGTCACGCGCGCTGTACCCGGCCGGCGAGGAGTTCGGGGAGGCGTCCGCCGAGCTCGGCGGCGCGCCGTACGCCGTGCTCGGCGACGGCAGGCTCGCGGTGCTGCGCGGCCGGGGAGAGCTGCGCCTCGGGGTGCTCGACCCCGCCACCGGCACGCTCACCGACCTCGCCACCCCGTTCGACGGGTGGCTGCCGTGCCTCGCCGCCGACGGCGCCACGGTGTGCGGCGTGGCGTACGGGCCCGCGCTGCCCCGGTCGGTCGTGCGGGTCGACGTCACGACGGGGCGGGTGGAGACCCTGCGCCGCGAGCCGGTCGGCGCGCCGGCCGCCTACATGCCGGTGCCGCGTCCGGTGGAGATCACCGGACCGGACGGCCGAGTCGTGCACGCCATCGTGTACCCCCCGGCCAACCCGGCGGTGCCGGCCACCGGTGGTCCCGCGCCGTACGTCGTGTTCGCGCACGGCGGGCCCGCGGCGCGTGCGATCGGTGCGCTCGACCCGCACAAGGCGTTCCTGACCAGCCGCGGCATCGGTGTGCTCGACGTGAACTACGGCGGCTCCACCGGGTACGGCCGGGCCTACCGCGACCGGCTGCGCGGCCGGTGGGGGGCCGGTGACGTCGAGGACGTCGTGGCCGCCGCCGAGTGGCTGGTCACCGAAGGGCTGGCCGACCCCGAGCGGGTCGCGATCCGGGGCCGAGGCGCGGGGGGCTGGACGGCGATGGCGGCGTGCTGCGCGTCCGGTGTCTTCCGGGGAGGTGTGTCGGTCTCGGGGGCCGGGGCACTCAAGGCGTTCACCGGGTCGACCCACGACTTCGAGTCGCGGTACGTCGAGTGGCTGGTCGGGCCACCCGATCCTCTGCTGTACGCCTCCCGGGAGCCCATGTCCCGCCTCGCCGGTCTCCGGTGCCCCATGTTGCTGATGCACGGCAGGAACGATCCAGTGGTGCCGGCCGCGCAGGCCGAGGCCGTCGTGTCGGCGCTCACCGAGCGGGGGGTGCCGTGCGCGTACCTGTCGTTCGACGGCGAGGGCCACGAGTTCCGCCGCGCCGAGACCCGCAGCGCGGTCCTGGCGGCGGAGCTGGCGTTCTACCAGCAAATCTTCCGCTCCTGA
- the dapF gene encoding diaminopimelate epimerase, with the protein MRFVKGHGTENDFVILPDPDGVLELSATSIAALCDRRSGIGADGVLRVVPVKLSAEASEIIARARREAGYTGDAEWFMDYRNADGGMAEMCGNGLRVFARYLAEAGLADPAGFDVVTRAGVRPVSIAPDGMVTVDMGPPLVKGESWTTVAGTHYTGLVVDMGNPHLACLTGEPVARLDLGAHPGFDPAVFPTGVNVEIVNPVGERRVVMRVHERGSGETRSCGTGAVASAVAAAHAAGETTGTWTVEVLGGLLTVTLTPQTSLLTGPAVLVASGDHPATTLI; encoded by the coding sequence ATGCGTTTCGTCAAGGGGCACGGCACAGAGAACGACTTCGTCATCCTGCCCGATCCAGATGGTGTGCTCGAACTGTCCGCCACCTCGATCGCGGCCCTGTGCGACCGGCGCTCCGGCATCGGCGCCGACGGCGTGCTGCGTGTGGTGCCGGTGAAGCTGAGCGCCGAGGCGAGCGAGATCATCGCGAGGGCCCGCCGCGAGGCCGGTTACACCGGTGACGCCGAGTGGTTCATGGACTACCGCAACGCCGACGGCGGCATGGCCGAGATGTGCGGCAACGGCCTGCGTGTCTTCGCGCGCTATCTCGCCGAGGCGGGTCTCGCCGACCCGGCCGGGTTCGACGTGGTGACCCGCGCCGGTGTGCGGCCGGTCAGCATCGCGCCGGACGGCATGGTGACCGTCGACATGGGGCCCCCACTCGTCAAGGGTGAGAGCTGGACGACGGTGGCCGGCACGCACTACACCGGCCTGGTCGTCGACATGGGGAACCCGCACCTGGCGTGCCTCACCGGCGAGCCGGTGGCCCGTCTCGACCTCGGCGCACATCCCGGTTTCGACCCCGCGGTGTTCCCCACCGGCGTCAACGTCGAGATCGTCAACCCCGTGGGTGAGCGCCGTGTCGTCATGCGGGTCCACGAGCGCGGCTCGGGGGAGACCCGGTCCTGCGGCACCGGCGCCGTGGCCTCGGCCGTCGCCGCCGCGCACGCCGCCGGCGAGACCACAGGCACCTGGACGGTGGAGGTGCTCGGCGGCCTGCTCACCGTCACCCTCACCCCGCAGACCAGCCTGCTGACCGGCCCGGCCGTCCTCGTGGCCTCCGGTGACCACCCCGCCACGACCCTGATCTGA
- a CDS encoding amino acid ABC transporter permease: protein MSTSSVLYDVPGPRARLRNNVLTLVSAVVILGIGYIVVRGLADKGQFAGKLWEPFLRGDVWANQIIPGLLATVQAAALSAVLALIFGMVFGLGRLSDHAWIRVPSGWVVEFFRAIPLLLLIFFVQFFPATASGYTVNVPAFAAVVIGLTLYNGSVLAEVFRAGILAVPRGQSEAGYAIGLRKGGVMRLILLPQATTAMMPAIVSQMVVLLKDTALGWVIAYEELLNFGLKQIPANFGNLIPSAIVISLVYIAINLVLGYVAIRLERRSRRSRRTPAGPVAAPAAAGVGGATPGSGME, encoded by the coding sequence ATGAGCACGTCGAGCGTGCTGTACGACGTGCCGGGACCCCGCGCGCGGCTGCGTAACAACGTGCTGACGCTGGTGTCGGCCGTGGTGATCCTCGGCATCGGTTACATCGTGGTGCGCGGGCTGGCCGACAAGGGACAGTTCGCGGGCAAGCTGTGGGAGCCGTTCCTGCGGGGGGACGTCTGGGCCAACCAGATCATCCCGGGGCTGCTGGCGACCGTGCAGGCCGCCGCGCTGTCGGCGGTGCTCGCGCTGATCTTCGGCATGGTCTTCGGGCTCGGCCGGCTGTCGGACCACGCCTGGATCCGGGTGCCGTCGGGCTGGGTGGTGGAGTTCTTCCGCGCCATCCCGCTGCTGCTGCTGATCTTCTTCGTGCAGTTCTTCCCGGCCACGGCCAGCGGATACACCGTCAACGTGCCGGCGTTCGCGGCCGTGGTGATCGGCCTGACCCTGTACAACGGGTCGGTGCTCGCCGAGGTGTTCCGGGCCGGCATCCTCGCCGTGCCGCGCGGCCAGTCGGAGGCCGGGTACGCCATCGGGCTGCGCAAGGGCGGCGTGATGCGGCTCATCCTGCTGCCGCAGGCCACCACCGCGATGATGCCGGCGATCGTCAGCCAGATGGTGGTGCTGCTGAAGGACACCGCGCTCGGCTGGGTCATCGCGTACGAGGAACTGCTGAACTTCGGCCTGAAGCAGATCCCGGCCAACTTCGGCAACCTCATCCCGAGCGCGATCGTGATCTCGCTGGTGTACATCGCGATCAACCTGGTGCTCGGCTACGTCGCGATCCGCCTGGAGCGCCGCAGCCGCCGCAGCCGCCGCACTCCGGCGGGCCCGGTGGCGGCGCCGGCGGCGGCCGGCGTCGGCGGCGCCACACCGGGGTCCGGCATGGAGTAG
- a CDS encoding CAP domain-containing protein encodes MDRHDPTSPGRNDESHSFSPPPSFPTEYLSSEQRPSRAERSAAARTSGRRRTLVISAAAAVVAAAVTAGGVIALTGDSGTAAPVSGKQVAGQGEAGPAENAEPVGPEADPGDASLEDAPGDAAPGSAGSGGAGSGGSGGGAQDAQPDAPVRDGESAAKNKPKDDAAAPRSGGSGVGPDGSAGYVEPLPQQPNAFKGIGRFEFPGPKSTPSATPKPKPSASATPKPRRTPTPTSKPSTPSGGGSKLVTAEDEVARLTNAARAEQGCGPLRIDEKLRAAARGHSDDMAAKGYFDHTSADGRSPWDRIKAAGYKSSMFAENIARGQATPEAVVKAWLNSPGHRANIMNCKLKAIGVGVHFGSGGPWWTQDFGGD; translated from the coding sequence ATGGATCGGCACGACCCCACGTCGCCGGGCCGCAACGACGAGTCCCACTCGTTCTCCCCGCCCCCCTCCTTCCCCACGGAGTACCTGTCGTCCGAGCAGCGGCCGTCACGAGCCGAGCGCTCGGCGGCCGCGCGCACCTCGGGCCGCCGCCGCACCCTCGTGATCAGTGCGGCCGCGGCGGTGGTAGCCGCCGCCGTCACCGCCGGAGGTGTCATCGCCCTCACGGGTGACTCCGGCACCGCGGCCCCCGTGTCCGGCAAGCAGGTGGCCGGACAAGGCGAAGCCGGCCCCGCGGAGAACGCCGAACCCGTGGGCCCGGAGGCCGACCCCGGGGACGCCTCCTTGGAGGACGCCCCTGGTGACGCCGCCCCCGGCAGCGCGGGTTCCGGCGGCGCCGGTTCCGGTGGCTCAGGTGGCGGCGCGCAGGACGCTCAGCCGGACGCGCCGGTTCGCGACGGCGAGAGCGCCGCCAAGAACAAGCCCAAGGACGACGCGGCGGCCCCGCGGTCCGGCGGCTCAGGCGTCGGCCCCGACGGATCGGCCGGCTACGTCGAGCCGCTGCCGCAGCAGCCCAACGCGTTCAAGGGCATCGGCAGGTTCGAGTTCCCCGGTCCGAAGTCCACACCCTCGGCCACCCCCAAGCCGAAGCCCTCCGCGAGCGCCACACCGAAGCCGCGCAGGACCCCCACCCCGACGAGCAAGCCCTCGACCCCCTCCGGCGGCGGCTCCAAGCTCGTCACCGCCGAGGACGAAGTGGCCCGCCTGACCAACGCGGCCCGCGCCGAACAGGGCTGCGGCCCGCTGCGCATCGACGAGAAGCTCCGCGCCGCCGCGCGCGGCCACTCCGACGACATGGCCGCCAAGGGCTACTTCGACCACACCTCCGCCGACGGCCGTTCCCCCTGGGACCGCATCAAGGCCGCCGGCTACAAGAGCTCGATGTTCGCCGAGAACATCGCACGCGGCCAGGCCACCCCCGAGGCCGTCGTCAAGGCCTGGCTCAACAGCCCCGGCCACCGCGCCAACATCATGAACTGCAAACTCAAGGCCATAGGCGTCGGCGTCCACTTCGGCTCCGGCGGCCCCTGGTGGACCCAGGACTTCGGCGGCGACTGA
- the miaA gene encoding tRNA (adenosine(37)-N6)-dimethylallyltransferase MiaA, with protein sequence MDAPAVVAVVGPTAAGKSDLAVELALRLGGEAINADSMQLYRGMDVGTAKLTTAERRGVPHHLLDIWDVTRAASVAEYQRLARPLIDGMRARGTVPILVGGSGLYVRAALDDLEFPGTDPEVRARLEAELETLGPAALHQRLKELDPVAAEAVLPSNGRRVVRALEVIELSGRPFSATMPSYDAVYPSVQIGLQVPRPELDERIALRVRRMWDAGLVGEVRALAGRGLADGRTAGRALGYAQVLRFLAGEWTEEQAVEETVRATRRFARRQESWFRRDPRVRWLPYDAPDLVRQAIEAVRA encoded by the coding sequence ATGGACGCGCCGGCGGTCGTGGCCGTGGTCGGCCCCACCGCGGCCGGTAAGTCCGACCTGGCCGTGGAGCTGGCCCTGCGGCTCGGCGGTGAGGCGATCAACGCCGACTCGATGCAGCTCTACCGCGGCATGGACGTCGGCACCGCCAAGCTCACCACGGCCGAGCGCCGCGGCGTCCCCCATCACCTGCTCGACATCTGGGACGTCACCCGGGCCGCCAGCGTCGCCGAGTACCAGCGTCTCGCCAGGCCCCTCATCGACGGCATGCGCGCGCGAGGCACCGTCCCGATCCTGGTCGGCGGTTCCGGCCTGTACGTCAGGGCCGCGCTCGACGACCTGGAGTTCCCCGGCACCGACCCCGAGGTCCGTGCGCGCTTGGAGGCCGAGCTCGAAACCCTCGGGCCGGCGGCCCTGCACCAGCGGCTGAAGGAGCTCGACCCGGTCGCGGCCGAGGCGGTGCTGCCGAGCAACGGCCGCCGTGTCGTGCGCGCGCTCGAGGTCATCGAGCTGTCCGGCCGGCCGTTCTCCGCGACCATGCCGTCCTACGACGCGGTCTATCCGTCCGTGCAGATCGGCCTCCAGGTCCCGCGGCCGGAGCTCGATGAGCGCATCGCGCTGCGTGTGCGCCGCATGTGGGACGCCGGCCTCGTCGGCGAGGTGCGTGCTCTGGCCGGCCGGGGCCTCGCGGACGGCCGTACGGCGGGACGGGCCCTCGGTTACGCGCAGGTGCTGCGGTTCCTCGCGGGGGAGTGGACCGAGGAGCAGGCCGTCGAGGAGACCGTCAGGGCCACACGGCGGTTCGCGCGCCGTCAGGAGTCGTGGTTCCGCCGCGACCCGCGGGTGCGCTGGCTGCCGTACGACGCTCCTGACCTCGTCCGGCAGGCGATCGAGGCGGTGCGGGCGTAG
- a CDS encoding methylated-DNA--[protein]-cysteine S-methyltransferase, translating into MTGVAFGTVETPLGDFLVAVTGDGVAATAFHDGDAVRRAIVARLRLPETADATPARQARDELAGYFAGERRVFDVPIDWRLMSPLQRKVLGTLTATVGYGQVTTYGALAESSAAGVPARAIGSVMGSNPIPVIVPCHRVVAGNGLGGFSGGEGVEDKRWLLTLEGYLQPTLDWAL; encoded by the coding sequence ATGACGGGGGTCGCGTTCGGCACGGTGGAGACGCCGCTCGGGGACTTCCTCGTGGCGGTCACCGGCGACGGGGTGGCCGCGACCGCGTTTCACGACGGTGACGCTGTGCGGCGGGCCATCGTGGCGCGGCTCAGGCTTCCCGAGACGGCCGACGCGACGCCGGCGAGGCAGGCCAGGGACGAGCTGGCCGGGTACTTCGCCGGTGAGAGACGTGTGTTCGACGTTCCGATCGACTGGCGCCTGATGTCCCCTCTGCAGCGCAAGGTCCTCGGCACGCTCACCGCCACCGTCGGGTACGGCCAGGTCACCACGTACGGCGCGCTGGCGGAGAGCAGCGCGGCGGGCGTCCCGGCGAGGGCCATCGGCTCGGTGATGGGGAGCAACCCCATCCCGGTGATCGTCCCGTGCCACCGCGTCGTCGCGGGCAACGGGCTCGGGGGGTTCAGCGGCGGCGAAGGCGTCGAGGACAAGCGCTGGCTGCTCACCCTGGAGGGCTACCTCCAGCCGACACTCGACTGGGCCCTGTGA